One genomic region from Amycolatopsis sp. FBCC-B4732 encodes:
- a CDS encoding histone-like nucleoid-structuring protein Lsr2: MAKNTAVRVLDDLTGEAAAETVGFGLDGIDYDIDLSFANADALRELLQRYADAGRRTGGRKRRPRIVPGAKRPRAKAAVKKTTAKTTAKTTKAAPKAAAKAKTATAKAEPAKTTRTRKPAEPKKTTRATTRKVPGVTFSAAE, from the coding sequence GTGGCCAAGAACACGGCTGTGCGGGTGCTGGATGATCTGACCGGCGAGGCCGCGGCGGAGACGGTCGGGTTCGGGCTGGACGGCATCGACTACGACATCGACCTCTCCTTCGCCAACGCCGACGCGCTGCGCGAGCTCCTGCAGCGCTACGCCGACGCCGGCCGCCGCACCGGGGGCCGCAAGCGCCGTCCGCGGATCGTGCCGGGCGCCAAGCGGCCCCGTGCGAAGGCCGCGGTGAAGAAGACCACCGCCAAGACCACTGCCAAGACCACGAAGGCGGCGCCGAAGGCCGCGGCCAAGGCGAAGACGGCCACCGCGAAGGCCGAGCCGGCGAAGACCACCCGCACCCGGAAGCCGGCGGAGCCGAAGAAGACCACGCGCGCGACGACGCGGAAGGTGCCCGGCGTCACGTTTTCGGCCGCCGAGTAA
- a CDS encoding lipoate--protein ligase family protein, translated as MTTGSDVRAAFTDPAENLAFDEALLRVAPESPVLWLWRNPVCVVVGRGQRIAREVRVPECERDGVPVLRRASGGGTVFHDPGNLNVTLVLPGPADRPLEALGQVMSAAVDQLGLVPRIGDRGLFIGDAKLCGFAVFRTKTGLLAHSTLLVETSAALVGRYLTSAPADPRPLDSHRSPVASLAEHGVRPGFPAVEAAVRAAASQILGTFVPRPPTEAERTRQRALLHTRYHYPSWHADGAQRAA; from the coding sequence ATGACGACCGGGTCGGATGTGCGTGCCGCGTTCACCGACCCCGCCGAGAACCTCGCGTTCGACGAAGCACTCCTCCGGGTTGCGCCCGAGTCACCGGTCCTGTGGCTCTGGCGCAACCCGGTTTGCGTCGTGGTGGGGCGCGGCCAGCGGATCGCGCGCGAGGTGCGCGTTCCGGAGTGCGAGCGCGACGGCGTCCCGGTGCTGCGGCGGGCCAGCGGCGGCGGCACCGTGTTCCACGACCCGGGCAACCTCAACGTGACCCTGGTGCTGCCCGGCCCGGCCGACCGGCCGCTGGAGGCGCTCGGCCAGGTGATGAGCGCCGCCGTCGACCAGCTGGGCCTGGTGCCGCGGATCGGCGACCGCGGGCTGTTCATCGGCGACGCGAAGCTGTGCGGGTTCGCCGTGTTCCGCACCAAGACCGGGCTGCTGGCGCACTCGACGCTGCTGGTCGAGACGTCGGCGGCGCTGGTCGGGCGCTACCTGACGAGCGCGCCGGCGGATCCGCGGCCCCTCGATTCGCACCGCAGCCCGGTCGCGTCGCTGGCCGAGCACGGCGTCCGGCCCGGCTTCCCGGCGGTCGAGGCCGCGGTGCGGGCGGCGGCGTCGCAGATCCTCGGGACCTTCGTGCCGCGCCCGCCGACCGAGGCCGAACGGACGCGGCAGCGGGCGTTGCTGCACACCCGCTACCACTACCCGTCGTGGCACGCGGACGGCGCCCAGCGCGCGGCCTGA
- a CDS encoding NAD(P)(+) transhydrogenase (Re/Si-specific) subunit beta produces MTDFVAILYIVAFALFIYGLMGLTGPRTAVRGNWIAAVGMGIAVLATLLTPGMGNWLLIVLGVAIGAVVGVPSARKVKMTAMPQMVALFNGVGGGAVALIAWVEFNSTDGYAHEPAYIAIASLFAAIIGSISFWGSNVAFGKLQELISGRPISMGKLQQPVNALLLLVALACAVAIIAGGDSWLLIVGLLVAAGILGLTVVLPIGGADMPVVISLLNAFTGLSAAAMGLALDNTALIVAGMIVGASGSILTNLMAKAMNRSIPAIVAGGFGGGPAVSAGSGAKEERPVRSTSAADTAIQMAYASKVVVVPGYGMAVAQAQHTVREMAKLLEKKGITVAYAIHPVAGRMPGHMNVLLAEADVPYEQLKEMDEINSEFAQTDVALVIGANDVTNPAAQTDPSSPIYGMPILKVNESRSVIVLKRGMSSGFAGIDNDLFYDPKTSMLFGDAKSSVGEIVEELKAL; encoded by the coding sequence GTGACCGACTTCGTCGCGATCCTCTACATCGTCGCGTTCGCCCTCTTCATCTACGGCCTGATGGGCCTGACCGGACCGCGCACCGCCGTCCGCGGCAACTGGATCGCCGCGGTCGGCATGGGCATCGCGGTGCTCGCCACCCTGCTCACCCCGGGCATGGGCAACTGGCTGCTCATCGTCCTCGGCGTCGCGATCGGCGCGGTGGTCGGCGTCCCGTCGGCGCGCAAGGTCAAGATGACGGCGATGCCGCAGATGGTGGCCCTGTTCAACGGCGTCGGCGGCGGCGCGGTCGCGCTCATCGCGTGGGTGGAGTTCAACTCGACCGACGGCTACGCGCACGAACCGGCCTACATCGCGATCGCGTCCCTGTTCGCCGCGATCATCGGGTCGATCTCGTTCTGGGGCTCGAACGTGGCGTTCGGCAAGCTCCAGGAACTGATCAGCGGCCGCCCGATCAGCATGGGCAAGCTGCAGCAGCCGGTCAACGCGCTGCTCCTGCTGGTCGCGCTCGCCTGCGCGGTGGCCATCATCGCCGGCGGCGACTCCTGGCTGCTCATCGTCGGGCTGCTCGTCGCGGCGGGCATCCTCGGCCTGACCGTCGTGCTGCCGATCGGCGGCGCGGACATGCCGGTCGTCATTTCGCTGCTCAACGCCTTCACCGGCCTGTCGGCCGCGGCGATGGGCCTGGCGCTGGACAACACGGCGCTGATCGTGGCGGGCATGATCGTCGGCGCGTCCGGCTCGATCCTGACCAACCTGATGGCCAAGGCGATGAACCGGTCCATCCCGGCGATCGTCGCGGGCGGCTTCGGCGGCGGCCCGGCGGTCTCGGCCGGCAGCGGGGCGAAGGAAGAGCGCCCGGTGCGCTCGACCAGCGCGGCCGACACGGCGATCCAGATGGCGTACGCGAGCAAGGTCGTCGTGGTGCCCGGCTACGGCATGGCCGTGGCGCAGGCCCAGCACACCGTCCGCGAGATGGCGAAGCTGCTGGAAAAGAAGGGCATCACGGTCGCGTACGCGATCCACCCGGTCGCCGGCCGGATGCCCGGGCACATGAACGTGCTGCTCGCGGAGGCCGACGTGCCGTACGAGCAGCTCAAGGAGATGGACGAGATCAACTCCGAGTTCGCCCAGACCGACGTCGCGCTGGTGATCGGCGCGAACGACGTCACGAACCCGGCGGCGCAGACCGACCCGAGCTCGCCGATCTACGGGATGCCGATCCTCAAGGTCAACGAAAGCCGGTCCGTGATCGTGTTGAAACGCGGCATGAGCTCCGGCTTCGCGGGTATCGACAACGACCTGTTCTACGATCCGAAGACCAGCATGCTCTTCGGGGACGCCAAGTCGTCGGTGGGCGAGATCGTGGAGGAACTCAAGGCGTTATGA
- a CDS encoding NAD(P) transhydrogenase subunit alpha: MSPLVQNLAVLVLAGFVGFAVISKVPNTLHTPLMSGTNAIHGIVLLGGLVVLGLGVDGVFNKILLVIAIAFGTINVVGGFLVTDRMLSMFKGKKPAPADEEEQK, translated from the coding sequence ATGAGTCCCCTGGTGCAGAACCTCGCGGTGCTCGTGCTTGCCGGGTTCGTCGGCTTCGCCGTCATCTCCAAGGTGCCCAACACCCTCCACACCCCGCTGATGTCCGGCACCAACGCCATCCACGGCATCGTGCTGCTCGGCGGCCTGGTCGTGCTCGGCCTCGGCGTCGACGGCGTCTTCAACAAGATCCTGCTGGTGATCGCCATCGCCTTCGGCACGATCAACGTCGTCGGCGGGTTCCTGGTCACCGACCGGATGCTGTCGATGTTCAAGGGCAAGAAGCCCGCTCCCGCCGATGAGGAGGAGCAGAAGTGA